The stretch of DNA TGGTGCATTTGCTTTTTGCGATTAATAAGACCGTGGTAAGACCGTGGGGACGGTTCTTATGGCTTTTTTTTCGGAGATGTGGGGGTTGAACCCTAACATTGAGGTCCAGATATTCAAACTCAAAGTGAGATCTTTCGCTTCAAGTTTCTTTATTAGTATGACGTAGAAATTCAAGAGGGTGTCCAGAAAGTTGGTGAAAACCAACTAACTGGAGCCCTTTTTTTGTACATTTCAGTATCCTTGGTACCTAAAAATCACATGTTTTTAATTGGACGTTTGCTCTGCATATTTTTTGAAATTATCTAGGATTGCCTGCCATCCTTGTTGCTGCATCTCAATTGAATTCGTCGTTTCAGCATCGAACGTTTCAATTACTTCGGTTTCATTTTCTTTTCCTTTAAACGTGATAGTAACTCTACGTCCGTCCTCCATTGAATAAGCAATTACCTCATGTACTTTCACTTCATCATAAACTCCACCAAAATCGAAACC from Neobacillus sp. CF12 encodes:
- a CDS encoding SRPBCC family protein gives rise to the protein METTKKITVETTVQAPVERVWKYWTEPTHITKWNTASDDWHTPFAENDLRAGGKFLSRMEAKDGSFGFDFGGVYDEVKVHEVIAYSMEDGRRVTITFKGKENETEVIETFDAETTNSIEMQQQGWQAILDNFKKYAEQTSN